The proteins below are encoded in one region of Sminthopsis crassicaudata isolate SCR6 chromosome 1, ASM4859323v1, whole genome shotgun sequence:
- the LOC141552749 gene encoding putative E3 ubiquitin-protein ligase TRIML1, whose translation MASMEFSENFSMDLTCSICLNYFTDPVIVDCGHTFCRKCLFRWFGESNTPEVCPECKTVISVGDILCNKNLQNLAITSKLLRFHLPQNIRDLTICDTHEKEETLFCEDDQRFLCWTCFLTTDHKEHKILSLEDADDQCVEKLRAIWNILRKRKEKFQSDLKYEKLKELHYKAEGQTLEESVTFEYEKMHQLLLEEEQLHLQRLDKETSNNLTKFQESKATLSQQIHNCQMMILEMEENFERLPNLKQKPQRTCNTLRTKKEQLKIELECEKEKEAQCILDYESMKQLVVSEYENKHQFFLEKEQLHLQILAQESRENLAKFEESQSRLSQKIQNLQVLMSEVEDNFEIPLIEFL comes from the coding sequence ATGGCTTCCATGGAGTTTTCTGAAAACTTCAGCATGGATCTCACTTGTTCCATCTGCttaaactattttactgacccagTGATTGTTGATTGTGGTCACACCTTCTGCAGAAAGTGTCTTTTCAGGTGGTTTGGGGAATCCAATACACCAGAAGTATGTCCAGAATGCAAGACAGTCATCTCAGTTGGAGACATTTTGTGCAATAAGAATCTACAGAATCTAGCTATCACTAGCAAGCTGCTTAGATTTCATCTACCACAGAACATCAGGGATCTGACCATCTGTGATACACATGAAAAAGAAGAGACCCTGTTCTGTGAAGATGACCAAAGGTTCTTGTGTTGGACTTGTTTTTTAACTACAGATCACAAAGAGCACAAAATCCTTTCTTTGGAAGATGCTGATGACCAGTGTGTGGAAAAGCTCCGAGCTATAtggaatattttaaggaaaaggaaggaaaaatttcaaAGTGATTTGAAATATGAGAAATTGAAAGAGCTACACTACAAGGCCGAGGGCCAGACTTTGGAAGAATCTGTTACATTTGAATATGAGAAAATGCACCAGTTGTTATTAGAGGAAGAACAGCTACATCTGCAAAGACTGGACAAGGAAACAAGCAACAACTTGACAAAGTTTCAGGAGAGTAAGGCCACACTTTCCCAACAGATCCACAATTGTCAAATGATGATCttggaaatggaagagaattttGAGAGGCTGCCCAACCTCAAGCAGAAACCCCAGAGAACATGTAATACTTTAAGGACAAAAAAGGAACAACTTAAAATTGAATTGGaatgtgagaaagagaaagaagcgCAATGTATTTTGGACTATGAGTCCATGAAACAGTTGGTTGTGTCTGAATATGAGAACAAGCACCAGTTCTTCTTGGAGAAAGAACAGCTACATCTGCAAATACTGGCCCAGGAATCAAGAGAAAATTTGGCAAAATTTGAGGAGAGCCAGTCCAGATTGTCCCAAAAGATCCAGAATCTACAAGTGCTGATGTCAGAAGTAGAGGACAATTTTGAGATACCTCTTATTGAATTTCtctaa